From one Prochlorococcus marinus str. MIT 0912 genomic stretch:
- a CDS encoding glutathione S-transferase family protein yields the protein MNPTRNAMSWEELAIYAAEPIDQINGFNNPYSSLRLFNKDESEAIVTLYRDNHAWCPYCQKVWIWLELKKIPYRIKKVTMRCYGEKERWYLKKVPSGMLPAIEIENHVFTESDEILFVLEEIYGPLGQSLNEKKVLENRRLERELFSSWCNWLCRNSLFQAQEVQKKENFKNIAKKFEKELQKNASGWLTPISTVNGETPGSADVIFIPYVERMNASLAYYKGYSLREEHPFINTWLENLEKLEEYRGTQGDFHTHAHDLPPQMGGCFTYSNAKQQLYSHEIDIGSGLGHLELVDFKIHQKSEQQFEALALERVIKHKEKIIAVNPMKDKLFDQPLRAALTSMISKKDCTPEKNSASALRYLRDRISVPRDMPLLSGRLLRQALERTANIDGSDLGPEIPTRNRLDQNPTQFLYK from the coding sequence ATGAATCCAACCAGAAATGCAATGAGTTGGGAAGAATTAGCAATATATGCAGCCGAACCCATTGATCAAATCAATGGGTTCAACAACCCATATTCCTCACTTCGTCTTTTTAATAAAGATGAGTCCGAAGCAATTGTTACTCTTTACAGAGACAATCATGCTTGGTGTCCTTATTGCCAAAAAGTTTGGATTTGGTTAGAGCTTAAAAAAATTCCTTACCGGATTAAAAAAGTAACCATGCGTTGCTACGGAGAAAAGGAAAGATGGTATTTAAAAAAAGTGCCCTCAGGAATGCTCCCCGCAATAGAAATTGAAAATCATGTATTCACAGAAAGTGATGAGATCCTATTTGTGTTAGAAGAAATTTATGGGCCTCTAGGTCAATCGCTTAACGAGAAGAAAGTCTTAGAGAATAGAAGACTTGAAAGAGAATTATTCTCATCTTGGTGTAATTGGTTGTGTCGCAACTCTCTTTTTCAAGCCCAAGAAGTACAAAAGAAAGAGAATTTCAAAAATATTGCAAAAAAATTTGAAAAAGAACTACAAAAAAATGCTTCAGGATGGCTAACACCAATCTCAACAGTAAATGGTGAAACGCCTGGATCAGCAGATGTTATTTTTATTCCATACGTTGAAAGAATGAATGCCTCATTGGCGTACTACAAAGGGTATTCATTAAGAGAAGAACACCCTTTTATAAATACATGGCTTGAAAATCTTGAAAAACTTGAGGAATATAGAGGAACTCAAGGAGATTTTCACACTCATGCTCATGATTTACCTCCTCAAATGGGAGGTTGCTTTACTTATTCCAATGCGAAACAACAATTATATAGCCACGAAATTGATATTGGTTCTGGACTAGGACATTTAGAACTAGTAGATTTCAAAATTCATCAAAAGTCAGAACAACAATTTGAGGCATTAGCTTTAGAAAGAGTTATAAAACACAAAGAAAAAATCATTGCTGTTAACCCAATGAAAGATAAATTATTCGATCAGCCATTGAGAGCAGCCTTAACTTCAATGATTTCAAAAAAAGATTGCACTCCAGAGAAAAATAGTGCCTCTGCATTACGTTACCTCCGAGATAGAATTTCAGTCCCAAGAGATATGCCTTTATTATCGGGAAGATTGTTGAGACAAGCTCTTGAACGCACAGCAAATATTGATGGTAGTGATCTAGGTCCAGAAATACCTACAAGAAATAGACTTGATCAAAACCCTACTCAGTTTTTGTATAAATAA
- the gorA gene encoding glutathione-disulfide reductase — translation MKRSFDLIVIGAGSGGLAAAKKAASYGASVAIVEGDLVGGTCVIRGCVPKKLLVCGSSLLESFLSAPSYGFDFNSLKIKSETLLANVRKEVQRLNELHENFLNKANVELFKGWGEFKNSNCIAIKNRINGETLNELDGERILIAVGGRPQKPNIEGASLGWTSDDMFLLKSFPKKITIVGAGYIACEFACILHGLGVEVTQLVRGDQILRGFDFELSSALTEAMKNKGVNINFGENISSLKGTPGALIIKTNTGKEFDSNGLLFATGRKPFLEGLKLEQAGIETLENKIKVDSESKTNISNIFAIGDVTDRINLTPVAIDEGRKFADRNYGKSAQKVNYDFVPYAVFSQPEIASVGITEEKAIQSLGKDNMEVYKSIFRPLSKSLPKTGPKCILKLIVDKNNNKVLGCHMIGDNASEIIQMASISLMLGAKKSDFDNTMALHPTIAEEFVTMR, via the coding sequence TTGAAAAGATCTTTTGATTTGATTGTCATTGGTGCAGGATCCGGTGGATTAGCTGCTGCAAAGAAAGCAGCCAGTTATGGAGCATCTGTAGCGATCGTCGAGGGCGATCTTGTCGGAGGGACGTGTGTAATAAGAGGTTGTGTTCCTAAAAAATTATTAGTTTGTGGCTCTTCTCTCCTAGAGAGCTTTTTGTCTGCACCATCTTATGGTTTTGATTTTAATAGTTTAAAGATCAAGTCAGAGACTTTATTAGCTAATGTTCGAAAGGAAGTGCAAAGGCTGAATGAATTACACGAGAATTTTTTAAATAAGGCTAATGTTGAGCTTTTTAAAGGTTGGGGTGAGTTTAAAAATTCAAATTGTATCGCAATTAAAAATCGAATAAATGGAGAGACTTTAAATGAACTTGATGGAGAAAGAATTTTGATTGCAGTGGGAGGCAGACCTCAAAAACCAAATATCGAGGGTGCCTCTTTAGGTTGGACAAGTGATGATATGTTTCTTCTCAAAAGCTTTCCGAAAAAAATTACAATTGTTGGTGCAGGCTATATTGCTTGCGAATTTGCATGCATATTGCACGGTTTAGGTGTTGAGGTTACTCAATTAGTTAGAGGTGATCAGATTTTAAGAGGATTTGACTTTGAACTTTCTTCAGCACTAACCGAGGCAATGAAAAATAAAGGAGTTAACATAAACTTTGGTGAGAATATTTCTTCACTAAAAGGAACTCCTGGAGCTTTAATTATAAAAACAAATACAGGTAAAGAGTTTGACTCGAATGGATTGCTTTTCGCTACTGGTAGAAAGCCATTTTTAGAGGGGTTGAAGTTAGAACAAGCGGGTATAGAAACTCTTGAAAATAAAATTAAAGTTGATAGTGAAAGTAAAACAAATATTTCTAATATCTTTGCTATTGGAGATGTAACTGACAGGATCAACTTGACACCTGTAGCAATTGATGAGGGTAGAAAGTTTGCTGATAGAAATTATGGCAAATCAGCTCAAAAGGTTAACTATGATTTTGTTCCTTATGCTGTATTTAGTCAGCCTGAAATAGCTTCTGTTGGCATAACTGAAGAGAAGGCTATCCAGTCGTTGGGAAAAGATAATATGGAAGTATATAAATCAATATTTAGACCCTTATCTAAATCATTGCCAAAGACTGGTCCTAAATGTATTTTAAAGCTAATAGTTGATAAAAATAATAATAAAGTTTTGGGATGTCATATGATTGGTGACAATGCATCAGAGATTATTCAGATGGCATCAATCTCACTAATGCTAGGAGCTAAAAAATCTGATTTTGATAATACAATGGCATTGCATCCTACAATAGCCGAGGAATTCGTGACAATGAGATGA
- the pyrC gene encoding dihydroorotase, protein MIASVNQISLLKPDDWHLHLRDGKILKGVLSHTADVFCRAIIMPNLDPPITTLSQAQEYKKRIIQSIPEGISFTPLMTAYLTDDMPAEVLERGFREGVFHGAKLYPANVTTNSSYGVTDISKVVNLFETMERIGMPLLIHGEVTDFNVDVFDREAVFIERHLEPLLRRFSSLKVVLEHITTIDAIDFVENSEFDIAATITPHHLHINRNAMFNGGLRSDFYCLPTAKREIHRIALRQAATSGKPCFFLGTDSAPHTRRFKESSCGCAGIFNAPFALESYLKVFEEENALDRFEAFSSINGATFYGLPLNTERITLVKKNISVPQMIDVGLDGDPNDFVKPFHSGETLGWVVKDVSEIGE, encoded by the coding sequence GTGATTGCTTCTGTTAATCAAATCTCATTATTAAAGCCGGATGATTGGCATCTGCATTTGAGAGATGGAAAGATTCTTAAAGGTGTTTTAAGTCATACAGCAGATGTGTTTTGTCGTGCAATCATCATGCCTAATCTTGATCCGCCAATAACTACTTTAAGCCAAGCACAAGAGTATAAAAAAAGAATTATCCAGTCTATCCCTGAAGGTATTTCTTTTACCCCATTAATGACAGCGTATCTTACAGATGATATGCCTGCGGAGGTCTTAGAGAGAGGATTTAGAGAAGGTGTCTTCCATGGAGCAAAGCTCTATCCAGCTAATGTGACAACTAATTCCTCGTATGGGGTTACAGATATAAGTAAAGTCGTCAATTTATTTGAGACGATGGAAAGAATTGGTATGCCATTATTGATTCATGGAGAAGTGACCGATTTCAATGTTGATGTATTTGATAGAGAAGCTGTTTTTATTGAGCGTCACCTTGAACCATTATTACGAAGATTTTCTTCACTTAAAGTGGTTTTAGAACATATCACGACCATTGATGCAATTGACTTTGTAGAAAACAGTGAGTTTGATATAGCCGCTACAATCACACCTCATCATCTACATATCAATCGAAATGCAATGTTCAATGGTGGGTTAAGGAGTGATTTTTATTGCTTACCCACAGCCAAACGTGAAATTCATCGTATTGCTCTAAGACAAGCGGCTACTAGCGGTAAACCTTGCTTTTTCCTCGGAACTGATTCAGCACCTCATACCCGTAGATTTAAGGAAAGCTCATGTGGATGTGCGGGGATCTTTAATGCCCCTTTCGCTTTGGAAAGCTATTTAAAAGTTTTCGAAGAAGAAAATGCCCTAGATAGGTTTGAAGCTTTTTCAAGTATCAATGGAGCAACTTTTTATGGATTACCTTTAAACACAGAGAGAATAACATTAGTTAAAAAAAATATTTCCGTACCTCAAATGATTGACGTTGGACTAGATGGTGATCCCAATGATTTTGTAAAACCATTTCATTCAGGAGAAACTCTTGGCTGGGTAGTAAAGGATGTTAGTGAGATTGGTGAATGA
- the ndhL gene encoding NAD(P)H-quinone oxidoreductase subunit L, translated as MGAVNPIITLSAYVVLGGVYLLVVPLFLFYWMNNRWNVMGKLERLFIYGLVFLFFPGMVLFAPFLNLRMNGKEES; from the coding sequence ATGGGAGCGGTTAATCCGATAATTACATTATCTGCTTATGTGGTATTGGGAGGGGTGTATTTATTGGTAGTTCCTTTATTTCTTTTTTATTGGATGAATAATCGTTGGAATGTTATGGGAAAGTTAGAACGCCTTTTTATATATGGACTTGTGTTTCTTTTCTTTCCTGGAATGGTTTTGTTTGCACCGTTTCTTAATTTAAGAATGAATGGAAAAGAGGAGTCTTGA
- a CDS encoding DUF3007 family protein, which produces MTRAQVFQIGLLVFVLGGLGYEVFQLLGFESISAGIAAQSILILIIFAWTASYLFRVFSGNMTFMEQRKRYREAYEKLTDEKIREKFEAMTEEEKTELLKTVEEESIEQT; this is translated from the coding sequence TTGACAAGAGCACAGGTTTTTCAAATAGGTTTGCTTGTTTTTGTTTTAGGCGGCTTGGGATATGAAGTGTTTCAGTTACTTGGATTTGAATCAATATCAGCTGGTATTGCAGCGCAGTCAATATTAATTTTAATTATTTTTGCATGGACCGCCTCTTACCTATTCAGGGTTTTTTCTGGGAATATGACTTTTATGGAGCAAAGGAAAAGATACAGAGAGGCTTATGAAAAATTGACTGATGAAAAAATTAGAGAAAAGTTTGAGGCTATGACAGAAGAAGAAAAAACTGAATTACTAAAAACCGTTGAGGAAGAAAGTATTGAACAAACTTAA
- the trpA gene encoding tryptophan synthase subunit alpha: MKSTNISRSFSKIKKEKRIALMPFLMAGDPDLETTAKILLELQKNGADMIELGIPYSDPLADGPIIQLAASRALSAGTSPDRVFKMLSELRDQLTIPIILFTYSNPLINKGLEEFCLQASKVGVSGLVVPDLPLEEAEKLSDIAESKEMDLVLLVAPTTPKDRMKKIAATSNGFTYLVSVTGVTGERSSLKDNVGSLVKQLKHSSSSPIAVGFGISEVKHIQQVREWGADGAIVGSALVKRIANASIGMKVEEAGSFCKELRAATN; this comes from the coding sequence TTGAAAAGTACAAATATTAGTAGGTCTTTTTCCAAAATAAAAAAGGAGAAAAGAATTGCATTAATGCCTTTCCTTATGGCAGGTGACCCTGATTTGGAAACCACAGCAAAGATTCTGTTAGAACTTCAGAAAAATGGTGCTGACATGATTGAGCTAGGCATTCCATATAGTGATCCCTTAGCAGATGGACCGATTATTCAATTAGCGGCTTCCCGAGCTCTCTCTGCGGGAACTTCTCCTGACAGGGTTTTCAAAATGTTGTCTGAATTGAGAGATCAATTGACAATACCAATAATTTTATTTACTTATTCAAATCCACTTATTAATAAAGGTCTGGAAGAATTTTGCTTACAAGCTTCAAAAGTAGGTGTTTCAGGACTTGTTGTACCGGATCTTCCATTAGAGGAAGCAGAAAAACTTTCTGACATAGCTGAATCTAAAGAAATGGATTTGGTTTTACTTGTCGCGCCTACAACACCCAAGGATCGTATGAAAAAAATTGCCGCGACATCTAATGGATTTACTTATCTTGTTAGTGTTACTGGGGTAACAGGAGAAAGGTCGTCACTAAAAGATAATGTTGGCTCTCTTGTTAAACAACTAAAACACTCTTCATCTAGCCCAATTGCTGTGGGTTTTGGGATCTCGGAGGTGAAGCATATTCAACAAGTTCGAGAATGGGGCGCTGATGGAGCAATTGTTGGTAGTGCTTTAGTTAAAAGAATTGCTAATGCCTCTATCGGAATGAAAGTGGAAGAAGCTGGTTCTTTTTGTAAAGAACTAAGAGCCGCAACTAATTAA
- a CDS encoding YciI family protein has protein sequence MDQFVLWGSYCEDALIKRTPFRDEHLQRLSLLKEKGILITLGPTKCNKYVFGIFKSEDIENIRRLIKEDVYWREGIWTDFEIYSWIQAF, from the coding sequence ATGGATCAATTTGTCCTTTGGGGATCTTATTGTGAAGATGCTCTAATAAAGAGAACACCTTTTAGGGATGAGCATCTTCAAAGGCTCTCATTACTTAAGGAAAAAGGTATATTAATAACATTAGGACCGACGAAATGTAATAAATATGTGTTTGGTATATTTAAATCTGAGGACATTGAAAATATCAGACGTCTTATCAAAGAGGACGTTTACTGGAGAGAAGGAATATGGACTGATTTTGAAATTTACTCATGGATCCAAGCTTTTTGA
- a CDS encoding c-type cytochrome has protein sequence MKRKLIVFFLISFSCIFFYLSLPKALNAFEEDLGKNLFKNNCAGCHTNGGNIIRRSKNLKMSSLKRNGIDNPEAIAKIARQGLGIMSGYENELGENGDQIVANWVWKQSQKAWIHE, from the coding sequence ATGAAAAGAAAATTAATAGTTTTTTTTCTAATCAGTTTTTCTTGCATATTTTTTTATTTAAGTCTGCCGAAAGCGCTAAATGCTTTTGAGGAAGATTTAGGGAAAAATCTTTTCAAAAACAACTGTGCTGGATGTCACACTAATGGCGGGAACATAATTAGAAGATCAAAGAATTTGAAGATGTCATCCTTAAAGCGTAATGGAATTGACAATCCAGAAGCCATAGCGAAGATAGCAAGACAAGGGTTAGGAATAATGAGTGGTTATGAAAATGAACTAGGAGAAAATGGCGATCAAATTGTAGCCAATTGGGTCTGGAAACAATCTCAAAAAGCTTGGATCCATGAGTAA
- a CDS encoding YkvA family protein, producing the protein MVSSRNSNKEVFEAEVLESSVVDEGVLKKILLKAGRAIAQPALEGFELIMDNSTPPQVRLSIMGALTYLIVPVDLIPDFIPASGFSDDFVALTAVIGLWQHHITPEIKFRAKSKLDKWFPL; encoded by the coding sequence GTGGTTAGTTCAAGAAACTCAAATAAAGAAGTATTTGAAGCAGAAGTACTTGAAAGTTCTGTTGTCGACGAGGGCGTACTAAAAAAGATCCTATTAAAAGCAGGCAGAGCGATTGCACAGCCCGCCTTAGAAGGGTTTGAACTTATCATGGATAATTCAACTCCTCCCCAAGTGAGATTATCCATAATGGGAGCACTTACTTATTTAATTGTTCCTGTTGATTTAATTCCCGACTTTATTCCTGCCTCAGGTTTTAGCGATGATTTTGTCGCCCTAACAGCTGTAATTGGTCTTTGGCAACATCACATTACTCCAGAAATAAAATTCAGAGCCAAATCTAAGCTGGATAAGTGGTTCCCACTATGA
- a CDS encoding sigma-70 family RNA polymerase sigma factor, translating into MSSLSDFLGEIGRHELLTPEQELTMGREVQAMVALNERCQQAGGNGPACKYSNAEKKTLKAGERAKNQMITANLRLVVNLAKRYQGKGLDLLDLIQEGTLGLTRAVEKYDPKRGHRFSTYAYWWIRQGLNRALSTQSRTIRIPVNINEKLTKLRSAKSRLMQELGVHPSTNQIATQMKIPLEEVEELLACELRSITVSLQGAVKSKADPSELVDILPSEEVPPMELAELAERSASAWSLLDKSNLTPKERTILSLRFGLDGSNEWRTLAEVARQMNCSREYCRQVVQRALRKLRKTGIQSGLLETRI; encoded by the coding sequence GTGAGTTCATTAAGCGACTTTCTTGGAGAAATAGGAAGACACGAATTGCTCACACCAGAGCAAGAGCTCACGATGGGTAGAGAAGTTCAAGCCATGGTTGCACTTAATGAGCGCTGCCAACAAGCTGGAGGTAATGGGCCAGCGTGCAAATATTCAAACGCAGAGAAGAAAACTCTTAAGGCAGGCGAGCGTGCCAAGAATCAAATGATCACTGCAAATTTGAGGCTTGTTGTAAATTTAGCGAAGCGATATCAAGGGAAAGGTCTGGACCTTCTTGATTTGATTCAGGAAGGCACCTTAGGGTTAACAAGAGCTGTTGAGAAATACGATCCAAAAAGGGGGCATCGATTTTCAACTTACGCTTACTGGTGGATTAGGCAAGGATTAAATAGAGCACTGTCAACTCAAAGTAGAACTATAAGAATCCCTGTAAACATAAATGAAAAGCTAACGAAGCTTCGTTCCGCAAAGTCTCGACTAATGCAAGAACTTGGGGTTCATCCTTCAACCAACCAAATAGCCACACAAATGAAAATTCCTTTAGAGGAAGTAGAAGAATTACTTGCATGCGAGCTGAGAAGTATCACAGTAAGTTTGCAAGGTGCAGTAAAGTCCAAAGCAGATCCTTCGGAGCTTGTCGATATTCTTCCAAGTGAGGAAGTTCCTCCTATGGAACTAGCCGAATTAGCCGAGAGAAGTGCCTCAGCTTGGTCGTTATTGGATAAATCAAATCTCACACCCAAAGAGAGAACCATACTAAGTCTTCGATTTGGCCTAGATGGATCTAATGAATGGAGGACGCTAGCGGAAGTAGCCAGACAAATGAATTGCAGCAGGGAATATTGCAGACAAGTAGTTCAACGTGCATTAAGGAAACTAAGGAAGACAGGTATTCAAAGTGGTCTTTTAGAGACTCGTATTTAA
- the hisIE gene encoding bifunctional phosphoribosyl-AMP cyclohydrolase/phosphoribosyl-ATP diphosphatase HisIE — protein MLFIDNLHFDQNGLIPAIAQDWVDGSILMMAWMNKESITKTLESGEVHYWSRSRKELWHKGKTSGHFQKLKGIRTDCDSDTILLSIEQIGSIACHTGKRSCFFKDLETNEDVLYPPSDACSELFKVIESRKSNPEEGSYTNTLLKEGDNKILKKIGEETAEFIMACKDKNPISVANEAADLLFHMQVSLAHQNVSWEDVLKVLVKRRGAPRRNQ, from the coding sequence ATGCTTTTTATAGATAATCTTCATTTTGATCAAAACGGCTTGATCCCAGCCATAGCCCAAGATTGGGTCGATGGCTCAATTTTAATGATGGCATGGATGAATAAAGAATCCATTACAAAAACATTAGAGTCTGGTGAAGTTCACTATTGGAGTCGTTCAAGGAAAGAGCTTTGGCACAAAGGAAAAACGAGCGGACATTTTCAAAAATTGAAAGGAATTAGGACTGATTGCGATTCAGATACAATACTTTTATCAATTGAGCAAATTGGTTCAATCGCATGCCATACAGGAAAAAGAAGTTGTTTCTTTAAAGATTTAGAAACAAATGAAGACGTTCTTTACCCTCCATCTGATGCTTGTAGTGAATTATTCAAAGTCATAGAGAGTCGTAAGAGTAATCCTGAGGAGGGAAGCTATACAAATACTCTTCTTAAGGAAGGCGATAATAAGATCCTAAAAAAGATTGGCGAAGAAACAGCCGAATTTATTATGGCTTGTAAAGATAAAAATCCTATTTCAGTTGCTAATGAGGCTGCAGATCTACTTTTCCATATGCAAGTTTCTTTAGCCCATCAAAACGTTTCTTGGGAAGACGTTCTGAAAGTTTTAGTAAAAAGAAGAGGTGCTCCCAGAAGAAATCAATAA
- a CDS encoding 6-carboxytetrahydropterin synthase: MTIKDIPFNCSKHFKDYPCSHRQWKHKGHCHYVHGYSRSFTFFFASKKLDENGFVVDFSSLRSLEEQLKDHFDHTFLVNFDDPLLETWKELHSKEVLDLRVMNNVGMESTAELVWGWANDLLFSREKGRSCCWKAIAHENDFNSASYTLLPEWFNP, from the coding sequence ATGACGATTAAAGATATTCCATTTAATTGCTCAAAGCATTTTAAAGACTATCCATGTTCTCACCGTCAATGGAAACATAAAGGACACTGTCATTATGTTCATGGATACAGTCGAAGCTTTACCTTTTTCTTTGCCTCAAAAAAACTTGATGAAAATGGCTTCGTTGTCGATTTCTCAAGTCTGAGATCTTTGGAAGAGCAGTTGAAAGATCATTTTGATCATACTTTCCTAGTCAATTTTGATGATCCTCTTCTTGAAACATGGAAAGAGCTTCACTCTAAAGAAGTACTTGATCTTAGAGTTATGAACAATGTTGGTATGGAATCAACTGCTGAATTAGTGTGGGGATGGGCTAATGATTTATTATTTTCAAGAGAGAAAGGTAGATCTTGTTGTTGGAAAGCAATAGCACATGAAAATGATTTTAATTCTGCTAGTTATACCCTCCTCCCTGAGTGGTTCAATCCTTAA